In Sediminispirochaeta bajacaliforniensis DSM 16054, the DNA window GAAATAGAAAGTTTAATTAATCAGGAAAATATTATTGAAAAATTATGGGAGAAGTACATTGATTTTTTTGATATTGCTGAGTTGGGGTATATTTTCCCGCAGCAAATAAATACAGAATGGGAGAAACAAAAAGCAATTGTCATTGAAAAAAATAATGAATTACGCAGCGAAATAGATAAGAGAACTGTGGAAAACTTAAAAGGAAGTGGACGCATTGCTTGGACGTTGAATATTCCGGGAAATGGATTCCTTGGAAGATTAATTGAGGAAAAAAGTGGGATAACAAAGCAGATAAAGGAAAATTATTCAATAGTTAATTATCCTTCTGGATTAATAGCCAGATATCTATTGGACAAAAATATTCCAAGGGCTTTAACGCCAAGGCAATTTGAAGAATTTGTGGGTAAAGTATTTGAAACAGAAGGGTGGGTAATTAAATTGACAAAAGAAACCCGAGATGGCGGTAAAGATCTAATCGCTACAAAATTTGATAACTTTGGAAATAAACACTTAGCTTATA includes these proteins:
- a CDS encoding restriction endonuclease — encoded protein: MSIYSEYIASFSIPRERINQFELLIGFNPLEKRFFTEEEERLCVRALQFVDRSFLLEDAHNFSYQKLAKLHLKEFPEIESLINQENIIEKLWEKYIDFFDIAELGYIFPQQINTEWEKQKAIVIEKNNELRSEIDKRTVENLKGSGRIAWTLNIPGNGFLGRLIEEKSGITKQIKENYSIVNYPSGLIARYLLDKNIPRALTPRQFEEFVGKVFETEGWVIKLTKETRDGGKDLIATKFDNFGNKHLAYIEVKRFNEKNKIGIELVKQFFATLLIDKVSKGFFVTSSAFTKPTINLISDNEICSTRIQLMDRIKLQEKINEIAQKELTPYLMKM